The sequence CCCCATTACATGCCAACTCTCGTCTGCGCATGGAACGTGGTAATGGTTCGACGGAGGATTTAACTGCCCGTGTACTGGATTTGGCATCGCCAATCGGTCGCGGTCAACGTGGTCTGATTGTGGCACCGCCTAAAGCGGGTAAAACCATGCTGTTGCAGAATATTGCGACCAGCATCGCTTACAACCACCCTGATTGCGTATTGATGGTATTGCTGATTGACGAGCGTCCGGAAGAAGTGACCGAGATGCAACGTCTGGTTAAAGGCGAAGTCATTGCTTCTACCTTTGATGAACCGGCATCCCGTCACGTTCAAGTCGCTGAAATGGTAATTGAAAAAGCAAAACGTCTGGTTGAGCACAAAAAAGACGTTATCATTCTGCTGGACTCCATTACCCGTTTAGCTCGCGCCTATAACACCGTCGTACCTGCTTCAGGCAAAGTACTGACCGGGGGTGTGGACGCGAATGCCTTACATCGTCCAAAACGTTTCTTTGGTGCTGCACGTAATGTTGAAGAGGGCGGAAGCCTGACCATCATTGCTACCGCGTTGGTTGATACCGGCTCTAAAATGGATGAAGTTATCTATGAAGAGTTCAAAGGTACCGGCAACATGGAATTGCACCTGTCCCGCAAAATTGCGGAAAAACGTGTCTTCCCAGCCATTGATTTCAACCGCTCTGGTACACGTAAAGAAGAGCTGTTGACAACCACTGAAGAGCTGCAAAAAATGTGGATCTTGCGCCGAATCCTTCATCCAATGGGTGAAATCGATGCGATGGAGTTCCTCATCAGCAAGCTGGCAACAGCAAAAACTAACGATCAGTTTTTCGATAATATGAGACGTTCGTAAGTTTATCGGAATTAGTCAAAACGCCACGCTCAGTCGTGGCGTTTTTTGCTTTTGGAATATAGGATACTCGGGTTTGCTATTCATTGAGTCGATCGCAAGATCGAACTAACGGTTATTTTGGTATTTATTCTCACTACCAGCGAGAAAATACCAAAAATAGAGTTGGGAATAACAAGCAAGGCTGTCATCATATTCAGAAATAACTGAAAGCGTGGCTAAGGCATGGTTTGCGCCAACCTACATGCTAAGCTGTTGTATCTATTTGCAGAGAGCGGTTAAACGTGAACTTACTCACTATGAGTACTGAAATATTTGTTATCTTCCTGTTTTCTCTGGCATTTTTATTTGTTGCTCGCAAGGTTGCCAAGAGAATTGGATTAGTCGATAAACCTAATTATCGTAAACGCCACCAAGGGTTAATCCCATTAGTGGGTGGAATATCTGTGTTTG comes from Yersinia bercovieri ATCC 43970 and encodes:
- the rho gene encoding transcription termination factor Rho, translating into MNLTELKNTPVSDLITLGENMGLENLARMRKQDIIFSILKQHAKSGEDIFGDGVLEILQDGFGFLRSADSSYLAGPDDIYVSPSQIRRFNLRTGDTVAGKIRPPKEGERYFALLKVNEVNYDKPENARNKILFENLTPLHANSRLRMERGNGSTEDLTARVLDLASPIGRGQRGLIVAPPKAGKTMLLQNIATSIAYNHPDCVLMVLLIDERPEEVTEMQRLVKGEVIASTFDEPASRHVQVAEMVIEKAKRLVEHKKDVIILLDSITRLARAYNTVVPASGKVLTGGVDANALHRPKRFFGAARNVEEGGSLTIIATALVDTGSKMDEVIYEEFKGTGNMELHLSRKIAEKRVFPAIDFNRSGTRKEELLTTTEELQKMWILRRILHPMGEIDAMEFLISKLATAKTNDQFFDNMRRS